In Thermothelomyces thermophilus ATCC 42464 chromosome 2, complete sequence, a single window of DNA contains:
- a CDS encoding guanyl-specific ribonuclease, whose translation MVRLIPALLTLVSAFTVSAAPFPVEAEGRIEARACAWTCGSVCYEQSHINAALNKGYSLQQSGDDINSYPHRYNNYEGFDFPTAGPWYEFPILSSHSVYSGGSPGPDRVIFDGSGNFDALITHTGASGNNFVACEKN comes from the exons ATGGTCCGC CTCATCCCCGCCCTCCTGACCCTCGTGTCGGCGTTCACCGTTTCGGCCGCGCCATTCCCGGTGGAGGCCGAAGGCCGCATCGAAGCCCGCGCCTGCGCCTGGACGTGCGGGAGCGTGTGCTACGAGCAGAGCCACATCAACGCTGCCCTCAACAAGGGCTACTCGCTGCAGCAGTCCGGCGACGACATCA ACAGCTACCCCCACCGGTACAACAACTACGAAGGATTCGACTTCCCGACTGCCGGGCCGTGGTACGAGTTCCCCATCCTGTCGAGCCACAGCGTGTACAGCGGCGGCTCGCCCGGGCCGGATCGCGTTATCTTCGACGGCAGCGGGAACTTTGACGCCCTCATCACGCACACCGGTGCCAGCGGGAATAACTTTGTTGCTTGCGAGAAGAACTGA
- a CDS encoding glycoside hydrolase family 61 protein (CAZy_ID 267820) — protein MKVLAPLILAGAASAHTIFSSLEVGGVNQGIGQGVRVPSYNGPIEDVTSNSIACNGPPNPTTPTNKVITVRAGETVTAVWRYMLSTTGSAPNDIMDSSHKGPTMAYLKKVDNATTDSGVGGGWFKIQEDGLTNGVWGTERVINGQGRHNIKIPECIAPGQYLLRAEMLALHGASNYPGAQFYMECAQLNIVGGTGSKTPSTVSFPGAYKGTDPGVKINIYWPPVTSYQIPGPGVFTC, from the exons ATGAAGGTTCTCGCGCCCCTGATTCTGGCCGGTGCCGCCAGCGCCCACACCATCTTCTCATCCCTCGAGGTGGGCGGCGTCAACCAGGGCATCGGGCAGGGTGTCCGCGTGCCGTCGTACAACGGTCCGATCGAGGACGTGACGTCCAACTCGATCGCCTGCAACGGGCCCCCCAacccgacgacgccgaccaACAAGGTCATCACGGTCCGGGCCGGCGAGACGGTGACGGCCGTCTGGCGGTACATGCTGAGCACCACCGGCTCGGCCCCCAACGACATCATGGACAGCAGCCACAAGGGCCCGACCATGGCCTACCTCAAGAAGGTCGACAACGCCACCACCGACTcgggcgtcggcggcggctggtTCAAGATCCAGGAGGACGGCCTTACCAACGGCGTCTGGGGCACCGAGCGCGTCATCAACGGCCAGGGCCGCCACAACATCAAGATCCCCGAGTGCATCGCCCCCGGCCAGTACCTCCTCCGCGCCGAGATGCTTGCCCTGCACGGAGCTTCCAACTACCCCGGCGCTCAGTTCTACATGGAGTGCGCCCAGCTCAATA tCGTCGGCGGCACCGGCAGCAAGACGCCGTCCACCGTCAGCTTCCCGGGCGCTTACAAG GGTACCGACCCCGGAGTCAAGATCAACATCTACTGGCCCCCCGTCACCAGCTACCAGATTCCCGGCCCCGGCGTGTTCACCTGCTAA